The Pelagibaculum spongiae genome has a segment encoding these proteins:
- the plsB gene encoding glycerol-3-phosphate 1-O-acyltransferase PlsB has translation MELNVLDQLRKSLIRLVRKPLAFWANSRIMPEKLQNLELDTDKPVCYVMRDDSISNQLLLEDFCLSNNLPSPLARVSDQAGTDGVPPMEACFCLGQRGKGTQPGVPDDLIKLQGWLRDHPEQDIQLVPVSVLWGRNPGHEKSIIKLILSDRVEMGWGRRLLVMLLHMRQCFMFIGKPVSLRSQLTSEDDRKIAHKLSRVFRVHFHRQRVSVLGPAVLHRPALVASVVRSDAVEQAIQYEITNKKISREKATANARKYVEEVAASYENWVVKLFDHFLRWLWNRLYSGVKVGNVDHLREKSQGHELVYVPTHRSHMDYLLLSYVLFYQGLATPYIAAGINLNIWPVGGLLRRGGAFFIRRSFRGNQLYTTVFKEYVHTMLKGGYAMEYFIEGGRSRTGRLLPPKTGMLAMTVQSYLRNSRKPIMMVPVYFGYERVVEGRTYIKELSGAAKQPESVKQLLKASKALKTSWGEVQVNFGDPIPLTDYLEQQKPGWRNEDYGNDPRPEWLSKATDGLAGEIMERINAAAGINGVALSSLALLATDRNAMSEHDLLAQLGLYQRFLKQVGYSEMQVNCDDSETELLGALIAQKGVGRFRHPQGDLIYLDSQAAVLMTYYRNNILHMFAVPALVAACFSHGKPMSRQQLLATSKSLYPFLKAELFISWSDAQLKQKLLQIADFLVTEKLLIEQADGLLIAPEQETVNYYRLMVLAQALAPTLERFYLVLLLLNRSAEGSGCKQLEDICQKSAQRLSVLIDLRSPEFFDKALFRQMFRTLREQGYLQETGGQIVASHGLDELHQLLAQMVSPAAARSIRQVAAVGSEPAKQLAA, from the coding sequence ATGGAGTTGAACGTGCTAGATCAATTGCGTAAATCCCTTATTCGTTTAGTTCGCAAGCCATTAGCCTTTTGGGCTAACAGCCGAATTATGCCGGAAAAACTGCAAAACCTTGAATTGGATACAGACAAACCTGTTTGCTATGTGATGCGAGATGACTCTATCTCGAACCAGTTATTGCTGGAAGATTTCTGTCTGAGCAATAATTTACCATCGCCGCTGGCGCGTGTTTCTGATCAAGCGGGAACGGACGGTGTGCCGCCAATGGAGGCTTGTTTTTGCCTTGGCCAGCGCGGCAAAGGAACCCAGCCGGGTGTGCCAGATGATTTGATTAAGCTACAAGGCTGGTTAAGAGATCACCCAGAGCAAGATATCCAACTGGTTCCGGTTTCAGTGTTGTGGGGGCGAAATCCTGGACATGAAAAATCGATTATTAAATTAATACTGTCAGACCGGGTTGAGATGGGCTGGGGACGACGGCTATTAGTGATGCTGCTGCATATGCGTCAGTGTTTTATGTTTATTGGCAAGCCAGTTTCGTTGCGCTCTCAGCTGACAAGTGAAGATGATCGAAAAATTGCTCATAAGCTTTCCCGAGTTTTTCGGGTTCATTTCCATCGTCAACGCGTTTCAGTTTTAGGCCCAGCAGTGTTACATCGCCCAGCACTGGTAGCATCGGTGGTTCGCTCAGATGCAGTAGAGCAAGCGATTCAGTATGAAATCACCAACAAAAAGATTTCACGGGAAAAAGCCACAGCCAATGCTCGAAAGTATGTTGAAGAAGTTGCGGCTTCATATGAAAACTGGGTAGTTAAATTATTTGACCATTTTCTGCGCTGGTTGTGGAATCGACTTTATTCTGGTGTGAAAGTCGGCAATGTCGATCATTTGCGTGAAAAATCCCAAGGTCATGAGTTGGTTTATGTGCCAACCCACCGTAGTCATATGGACTACTTGTTGTTGTCTTATGTTCTGTTTTATCAAGGTTTAGCAACGCCTTACATTGCAGCCGGTATTAATTTAAATATTTGGCCGGTAGGTGGGTTGCTTCGTCGTGGTGGTGCTTTCTTTATTCGCCGTAGTTTCCGTGGCAATCAGCTGTATACCACGGTATTTAAAGAATATGTTCACACTATGTTGAAGGGTGGCTACGCAATGGAATATTTCATTGAAGGCGGTCGTTCAAGAACCGGTCGTTTATTGCCACCAAAAACTGGCATGCTAGCAATGACGGTACAAAGTTATTTACGAAACTCCCGAAAGCCAATCATGATGGTGCCGGTATATTTTGGTTATGAGCGGGTGGTGGAAGGTCGTACATATATTAAAGAATTATCGGGTGCGGCAAAGCAGCCAGAATCGGTTAAGCAGCTATTAAAAGCCAGTAAAGCGCTTAAAACTTCTTGGGGTGAAGTGCAGGTTAACTTTGGTGATCCGATACCTCTGACAGATTATCTCGAGCAACAGAAACCTGGCTGGAGAAATGAAGATTACGGTAATGACCCACGTCCCGAGTGGCTGTCTAAGGCGACTGATGGCTTGGCCGGTGAAATTATGGAGCGAATTAATGCAGCGGCTGGCATTAATGGGGTTGCGTTATCATCATTGGCTTTATTAGCAACCGACCGTAATGCCATGTCGGAGCATGATTTACTTGCCCAGCTTGGTTTGTACCAGCGCTTTTTAAAGCAGGTTGGTTACAGTGAAATGCAGGTGAATTGTGATGACAGCGAAACAGAGTTACTGGGAGCTTTGATTGCACAGAAAGGGGTGGGGCGTTTCCGTCACCCTCAAGGTGATTTGATTTATCTAGACTCGCAAGCCGCAGTATTAATGACCTATTACCGAAATAATATTTTACATATGTTTGCGGTTCCAGCATTAGTTGCAGCTTGTTTTAGTCATGGTAAGCCAATGAGTCGACAGCAATTGTTGGCGACCAGTAAATCGCTTTATCCATTCTTAAAAGCAGAGTTATTTATTAGTTGGAGTGATGCTCAACTGAAGCAAAAATTGCTACAGATTGCTGATTTCCTAGTGACAGAAAAGCTATTAATTGAACAAGCTGATGGATTGTTGATTGCTCCAGAACAAGAGACGGTTAACTATTACCGTTTGATGGTGCTGGCTCAGGCGTTGGCACCAACATTGGAGCGTTTTTATCTGGTGTTGTTGCTATTGAATCGCTCAGCTGAGGGTAGCGGCTGTAAGCAGCTGGAAGATATCTGTCAGAAGTCGGCACAGAGACTATCGGTTCTAATCGACCTACGTTCACCTGAGTTCTTCGACAAGGCGTTATTCCGCCAGATGTTTAGAACTTTGAGAGAGCAGGGGTACCTCCAAGAAACCGGAGGTCAGATAGTTGCCAGTCACGGGCTTGATGAATTGCATCAATTATTGGCTCAGATGGTCAGTCCAGCTGCTGCTAGAAGTATTCGACAAGTTGCTGCGGTAGGCAGTGAACCGGCTAAACAGCTCGCAGCGTAA
- a CDS encoding elongation factor P hydroxylase, with the protein MNSTVVADVVVVAPKKKHRQHLPQDIIDIFDSLFSESENTRLICGGNEPLYLPAKGLYKNKQTNYHQVIFAHGFYASALHEIAHWLVAGPQRRLQEDYGYWYCPDGRTVQQQAEFEKVEIYPQALEAILAHAAGFRFRISADNLSGKPVDRPAFAQKVHQRACDKLQQGLSPRMQLLVDHLQDFYQTSECFPQNLKNANMADW; encoded by the coding sequence ATGAATAGCACAGTTGTAGCGGATGTTGTGGTCGTTGCTCCCAAGAAAAAACACCGACAACATTTGCCACAAGATATTATCGATATTTTTGATTCTTTATTTTCAGAATCAGAAAATACCCGGTTAATTTGCGGTGGCAACGAACCTTTGTATTTGCCTGCTAAAGGCTTATATAAAAACAAGCAAACCAATTACCATCAAGTGATTTTTGCCCATGGCTTTTATGCTAGTGCATTGCATGAAATAGCTCACTGGTTGGTTGCTGGGCCGCAGCGTCGGTTGCAGGAAGATTATGGCTACTGGTATTGCCCAGATGGGCGAACGGTTCAGCAACAAGCTGAATTTGAGAAAGTAGAAATCTACCCTCAGGCATTAGAGGCTATTTTGGCTCATGCTGCCGGGTTCAGGTTTCGAATAAGCGCTGATAACTTGAGTGGTAAGCCAGTAGACCGACCTGCATTTGCTCAAAAGGTGCATCAGCGAGCATGTGATAAATTGCAGCAGGGTTTATCTCCTCGAATGCAATTATTAGTTGATCACCTGCAAGATTTTTATCAAACATCTGAATGTTTCCCTCAGAATCTGAAGAATGCCAATATGGCAGATTGGTAA
- a CDS encoding 4-phosphoerythronate dehydrogenase produces the protein MRIVADENIPYVEHFFEAICYEKGSNEYGSQPSLLAQSEAKPTTLLLRSAGRNMSPDLVTDADLLLVRSITQVNQALVAGSSLKFVGSATIGTDHIDQPYLAENNITFSNAPGCNADSVAEYVTAALIQLKQNTGWDWVGKTASVIGVGNVGSRVVQRLEALGLRVLKNDPPRQQKEQRQGTCDDFVSLEQALNADLICLHTPLTTTGEHATEDLISRAQLAQIADGAVLLNAGRGPVINGPALMRHKDRLKLILDVWPTEPEVNPELLASCFIATPHIAGYSLDGKVRGTAMLADAVFQQFDLGNAPQWPQLPGGGVLTPKPEQSPQDFLQQAILTSYQPLHDDQIMREALQQQPGAETFDWLRKNYPVRREFRAFYLNLPLGPQWQALAKVAAKLGFQIDYEG, from the coding sequence ATGCGGATTGTTGCTGACGAGAATATTCCCTATGTAGAGCACTTTTTCGAAGCGATATGCTACGAAAAAGGGAGTAATGAATATGGCAGTCAGCCTAGCTTACTCGCGCAATCTGAGGCTAAACCGACAACTTTATTGCTACGAAGTGCTGGTCGCAATATGTCGCCTGACTTAGTTACCGATGCCGATTTGCTGTTGGTGCGTTCAATTACCCAAGTCAATCAGGCGTTAGTAGCAGGCTCGTCACTAAAGTTTGTTGGCAGCGCTACTATTGGTACCGATCATATTGACCAACCTTACCTAGCTGAAAACAACATTACTTTTAGCAACGCTCCCGGCTGCAACGCCGATTCAGTGGCTGAATATGTCACCGCGGCTTTGATCCAACTAAAGCAAAACACCGGTTGGGATTGGGTGGGTAAAACCGCATCGGTGATTGGTGTGGGCAATGTAGGCTCTCGAGTAGTGCAGCGACTGGAAGCTTTGGGCTTACGGGTATTGAAAAATGATCCGCCCCGCCAGCAAAAAGAACAGCGGCAAGGTACTTGTGATGACTTCGTTTCGCTAGAACAAGCGCTGAATGCTGATCTGATTTGTCTACATACGCCGCTAACTACAACCGGTGAACATGCGACAGAGGATTTAATTTCACGAGCGCAATTGGCACAAATTGCTGATGGAGCGGTATTGCTTAATGCAGGTCGCGGCCCAGTGATTAATGGCCCAGCGCTAATGCGGCATAAAGATCGACTGAAGTTGATTCTCGACGTTTGGCCAACCGAACCTGAAGTTAATCCAGAGCTATTGGCTAGCTGTTTTATTGCAACGCCACATATCGCAGGTTATAGCCTTGATGGCAAGGTACGTGGAACGGCGATGCTGGCCGATGCTGTTTTTCAGCAATTTGATTTAGGTAATGCGCCGCAATGGCCGCAATTACCTGGTGGTGGTGTGTTAACACCAAAGCCTGAGCAAAGCCCGCAGGATTTTTTGCAACAAGCGATTTTAACCAGTTATCAGCCGTTACATGATGACCAGATAATGCGCGAGGCGCTACAACAACAACCGGGCGCAGAAACTTTTGATTGGCTTCGTAAAAATTACCCAGTCAGAAGAGAATTTCGAGCTTTTTATCTGAACTTGCCGTTAGGGCCTCAATGGCAAGCATTGGCTAAAGTCGCCGCTAAGCTGGGGTTTCAGATTGACTATGAAGGTTGA
- a CDS encoding MaoC family dehydratase, whose translation MNQTSFQELDQISGKLRMYGRVITAGKRGLSEDDYLPRLGVSIHKQQADIAKAGDYAKVCGFEVDSSALPMSFPHVMSFGLQMELMLLPEFPLPLLGIVHLGNRIRNYRKILPQESLDITVELVGDRLVEKGREMDLEAKVYASGQLVWEGLSTYLSRCKVKHVKAKAKKLPVFAEFENKLEWKLADDLGRQYAAASGDSNPIHLYPWTAKLLGFKRHIAHGMWSKARIIAELLPKLEGDAAEVTVEFKLPIFLPGKVVLHSNQVTAKGCNFELRNDKNDKIHVVGSIKPLVSVAH comes from the coding sequence ATGAATCAAACCAGTTTTCAGGAGTTGGATCAGATCTCCGGCAAGTTACGCATGTATGGCCGAGTGATTACAGCGGGCAAGCGAGGGCTGAGTGAAGACGACTATCTGCCGCGCCTCGGTGTTTCGATTCATAAACAACAAGCAGATATTGCCAAGGCGGGCGATTATGCAAAAGTTTGTGGCTTTGAAGTCGATAGTAGTGCACTTCCGATGAGTTTCCCGCATGTGATGTCTTTTGGTTTGCAAATGGAATTAATGTTGCTGCCAGAATTTCCATTGCCTTTATTGGGTATTGTTCATTTGGGTAACCGAATTCGTAACTATCGAAAAATCCTGCCGCAAGAAAGCCTCGATATTACCGTTGAATTGGTCGGTGATCGGTTGGTTGAAAAAGGCCGGGAAATGGACCTAGAAGCCAAGGTTTATGCATCAGGCCAGCTAGTTTGGGAAGGTTTAAGTACTTACCTTAGCCGCTGCAAAGTTAAGCATGTAAAAGCCAAGGCGAAAAAATTGCCGGTATTTGCCGAGTTTGAAAACAAGCTTGAGTGGAAGTTAGCAGATGATTTGGGGCGTCAGTATGCTGCCGCATCGGGTGATTCCAACCCAATTCACTTATACCCATGGACTGCTAAGCTTTTAGGTTTTAAGCGTCATATTGCACATGGCATGTGGTCAAAAGCTCGAATTATTGCTGAATTACTGCCGAAATTAGAAGGTGATGCAGCAGAAGTTACGGTTGAATTTAAATTACCCATCTTCTTGCCTGGCAAGGTAGTTCTGCACAGTAATCAAGTTACTGCAAAAGGCTGTAATTTCGAGCTGCGCAATGATAAGAATGACAAAATTCATGTAGTGGGAAGTATTAAACCGCTGGTTTCTGTCGCGCATTAG
- a CDS encoding AraC family transcriptional regulator: MSELTDSGVLLRLALSASTALDIDTEQLYQACRLDPALLKQKDLRTPHGAQRKFWQALEEISQDAFIGLHLAEHMPAYKGHVLQYLFLSSPTFGEGLNRALEYQRLLSDAFAARLEQSSPFKNQCQLVISENSEQLYNLRHFSECVTLALALFFKRITNGRFRPLSISFTHPAPSCTDEYQRLLGCQPEFSAQQNSISFDCQLMTLPSSMAEPEILRVHEQLANEHLSKLEKQGIISKVNRAIGEQLENGNVSLDTVAGRLDLKPRSLRSQLTDASASFNQLLADYRCSLAKRLLAGTDDSIDEIVYLTGFSEPSTFYRAFKRWTGVTPIEYRRSKLDNAIAS, from the coding sequence ATGTCGGAACTTACCGATTCAGGTGTATTACTTCGCCTGGCATTATCTGCCAGTACAGCTTTAGACATAGATACCGAGCAGCTCTATCAAGCTTGTCGACTTGATCCTGCCTTATTGAAACAAAAAGATTTACGCACACCTCATGGTGCCCAGCGCAAATTCTGGCAAGCCTTAGAAGAAATCAGCCAAGATGCCTTTATTGGCTTGCACTTGGCGGAGCATATGCCTGCCTACAAAGGTCATGTTCTGCAATACCTGTTTCTATCTAGCCCCACTTTTGGAGAAGGGCTGAACAGAGCACTGGAATATCAACGATTACTTTCTGATGCTTTTGCTGCACGACTAGAGCAATCAAGCCCCTTTAAGAATCAATGCCAGTTAGTTATCTCAGAAAACAGTGAACAACTTTATAATTTGCGTCATTTTTCAGAATGCGTAACTCTCGCTCTAGCACTGTTTTTTAAGCGAATCACCAATGGTCGTTTCCGACCCTTGTCTATTTCATTTACTCACCCAGCCCCATCCTGTACCGATGAATATCAGCGGCTACTGGGTTGTCAGCCTGAATTTTCTGCCCAACAAAACAGCATCAGCTTTGACTGTCAGCTAATGACCTTACCGTCTTCAATGGCTGAGCCAGAAATCTTGCGAGTTCACGAGCAGCTGGCTAACGAACATCTTTCCAAGCTAGAAAAGCAAGGCATTATCAGCAAGGTAAATCGCGCTATTGGTGAGCAACTGGAGAATGGTAATGTCAGTCTGGATACCGTTGCCGGCCGATTGGATTTAAAACCTCGCAGTTTACGCAGCCAACTAACCGATGCTAGTGCCAGTTTTAATCAGCTATTAGCGGACTACCGTTGCTCTTTAGCTAAACGGCTGCTTGCTGGTACTGATGACTCAATCGATGAAATCGTTTATCTGACCGGATTTTCAGAGCCAAGTACATTCTACCGGGCATTCAAGCGCTGGACGGGCGTTACACCGATTGAATATCGCCGCAGTAAGCTGGATAACGCTATAGCGAGCTAG
- a CDS encoding globin domain-containing protein: MNNQQKSLIAYSWHHASKDPEKLGRQFYNKLFLRHPELAPLFPKDLEAQQRKLMESISMLILGLDELDNMLEQIQELGERHHLVYQAKPEYYTLFGQVLIETIAQAANSHWSDEIENAWQIIYQLVTNSMLMRINKDL, encoded by the coding sequence ATGAACAATCAACAAAAATCTTTAATTGCCTATAGCTGGCATCATGCTTCGAAAGACCCCGAAAAACTCGGCAGACAGTTTTATAATAAGCTTTTTCTCAGACACCCCGAACTCGCGCCTTTATTTCCAAAAGATCTAGAAGCCCAACAACGCAAGCTAATGGAAAGTATTTCCATGCTTATCTTGGGCTTGGATGAACTAGATAATATGCTGGAACAGATACAAGAACTTGGCGAACGACATCACTTGGTTTATCAAGCAAAGCCTGAATATTACACTTTGTTTGGTCAGGTTCTGATTGAAACCATCGCACAAGCGGCAAATAGCCACTGGAGTGATGAGATTGAAAACGCATGGCAAATAATTTATCAGCTAGTTACTAACAGTATGCTGATGAGAATAAACAAAGATTTATGA
- a CDS encoding globin domain-containing protein, whose product MSIQRNQLIQHNWQGLDGVNQGFAEAYYKKLFELDPTLQSLFPAKMQGQIDKLNQTMTTLVDAIDQLESMKPSLRALGQKHYFIYFAEKAHYPLFGEALIETLKQFSGDSWTDETEQAWRHLYQELVEAMLKGALSF is encoded by the coding sequence ATGTCCATTCAGCGTAACCAACTTATTCAGCATAATTGGCAAGGCCTTGACGGAGTTAACCAGGGTTTTGCTGAGGCTTACTATAAAAAGCTCTTTGAGCTAGACCCAACTTTACAATCTTTGTTTCCGGCAAAAATGCAGGGACAAATAGATAAACTCAATCAGACAATGACAACTCTAGTCGATGCTATTGACCAACTAGAGTCTATGAAACCATCACTTAGAGCATTGGGGCAAAAACATTATTTCATTTATTTTGCTGAAAAAGCCCACTATCCATTGTTCGGTGAAGCACTTATTGAAACGCTCAAGCAATTCAGTGGTGATAGCTGGACTGATGAAACAGAGCAGGCGTGGAGGCATCTTTATCAGGAGTTGGTTGAAGCCATGCTAAAGGGCGCTCTTTCCTTTTAA
- a CDS encoding 3-oxoacyl-ACP reductase produces MSDFIQKMSNSNLGRSVLANLGLPTPIELRRFNPAQKTFFKGDLLLGTAKGSELLDQVCANLKDSEARVYFAANTLLSGVVSDAITGANIEARQIHAEKGHVKEKFRALVFDATGVKTTEGLKELYDFFHPVLRNLAPSARVIIIGRPPQQAATPEAAAAQRGIEGLSRSIAKEIGKKGATCQVVYVENGADQELNSSLQFLLSAKSAYVSGQVITVKKSDQVAMPTNWARPLEGKVVLVTGGSRGIGESIARVMARDGAKVVVLDIPPAAQQLEKVAGEIGGLPLVADISAKDAPRKIADFLKNECGGVDVVVHNAGITRDKTLANMPAQWWAMTIDINLSSEERINEVLLGEQVMNDNGRIVCVSSMNGIAGQVGQTNYSTSKAGVIGYVQYMAPRLERGITINAVAPGFIETAMTDAIPFMTREFGRRLNSLSQGGKPVDVAETIAFFSSPASSGVTGNIVRVCGQCIVGA; encoded by the coding sequence ATGAGTGATTTCATCCAGAAGATGTCCAATTCCAACCTGGGGCGCAGCGTGCTGGCCAATCTGGGTTTACCAACTCCGATTGAACTAAGACGCTTTAACCCAGCTCAGAAAACCTTTTTTAAAGGTGATTTGCTGTTGGGTACTGCCAAGGGCTCTGAATTGCTGGATCAGGTTTGTGCCAATCTGAAGGATTCAGAAGCACGGGTTTATTTTGCAGCGAACACACTGTTATCCGGTGTGGTCTCCGATGCAATTACTGGCGCAAATATCGAAGCGCGTCAGATACATGCCGAAAAAGGCCATGTAAAAGAGAAGTTCCGTGCTTTAGTTTTTGATGCAACAGGCGTTAAAACAACTGAAGGCTTGAAAGAGTTATATGACTTTTTCCATCCAGTACTGCGTAATTTAGCTCCATCTGCACGTGTGATCATTATTGGCCGTCCACCTCAGCAAGCTGCAACACCAGAAGCAGCAGCTGCGCAACGTGGTATTGAAGGTCTTAGTCGTTCAATTGCTAAAGAAATTGGCAAGAAAGGCGCGACCTGCCAGGTCGTTTATGTAGAAAACGGCGCTGATCAAGAACTGAATTCTTCTTTGCAATTTCTGCTATCAGCTAAGTCTGCTTATGTTTCTGGACAGGTAATCACTGTTAAGAAATCTGACCAAGTAGCAATGCCTACCAACTGGGCGCGACCTTTAGAAGGAAAGGTTGTTCTGGTTACCGGTGGTTCACGTGGTATTGGTGAGTCGATTGCACGTGTTATGGCGCGTGATGGTGCTAAGGTCGTTGTTCTCGATATTCCACCAGCAGCGCAGCAGTTAGAAAAAGTTGCCGGTGAAATTGGTGGTTTGCCGCTGGTAGCTGATATCTCGGCTAAAGATGCGCCGCGTAAAATTGCTGATTTCCTGAAGAATGAATGCGGTGGTGTTGATGTTGTGGTTCACAATGCCGGTATTACTCGCGATAAGACTTTGGCCAATATGCCTGCTCAATGGTGGGCAATGACCATCGATATCAACCTGTCTTCAGAAGAGCGTATCAACGAAGTATTGCTCGGTGAGCAGGTGATGAATGACAATGGTCGTATTGTTTGTGTTTCATCTATGAACGGTATTGCAGGTCAGGTAGGTCAGACTAACTACTCCACGTCTAAAGCGGGTGTGATTGGTTATGTTCAATACATGGCCCCTCGTTTAGAACGCGGTATTACCATCAATGCTGTTGCACCAGGTTTTATCGAAACCGCAATGACCGATGCGATTCCATTTATGACGCGTGAATTTGGCCGTCGCCTTAACTCCTTGTCACAAGGTGGCAAGCCAGTAGACGTAGCTGAGACGATTGCTTTTTTCTCGTCTCCAGCATCTTCTGGGGTAACTGGTAATATTGTTCGAGTTTGTGGCCAGTGTATTGTTGGTGCATAG
- a CDS encoding acetyl-CoA C-acetyltransferase, protein MNTKVRRVAIIGGNRIPFARSNSAYSKASNQQMLTAALNGLVNRCKLQGEQLGEVVAGAVIKHSRDFNLTRESVLSTALDPNTPCMDIQQACGTGLQAAMLVANKIALGQIDAGIAGGVDTTSDAPIGVNEGLRKILLDLNRAKTSGQKISLIGKLRPKHLAPAVPSNGEPRTKLSMGGHTELTVKEWDIKREDMDELAAVSHKNLHRAYEDGFFKDLVTPFNGLERDNCMRPDTTYEKLSTLRPAFDKKAGRLTAGNSSALTDGASVVLLASEEWAKEHNLPVQAFLTFYETAAVDFIGKSDPHREGLLMAPAYAVPKMLKRANMKLQDFDFYEIHEAFAGQVLATMKYWEDEDFCKNKLGLKAPLGSIDRSKLNVNGSSLATGHPFAATGGRIIATLAKMLEQKGSGKGLISICAAGGQGVTAILEKN, encoded by the coding sequence ATGAATACAAAGGTAAGAAGAGTTGCGATCATCGGCGGAAACCGCATTCCGTTCGCCCGTTCAAACAGTGCTTATTCAAAGGCAAGCAACCAACAAATGCTAACTGCGGCATTAAATGGTTTGGTTAACCGCTGCAAGCTGCAAGGCGAACAATTAGGTGAAGTTGTTGCTGGTGCGGTTATCAAGCACTCACGTGACTTTAACCTGACCCGTGAATCTGTGTTATCGACCGCACTGGATCCGAATACCCCTTGTATGGATATTCAACAGGCATGTGGCACTGGTCTACAAGCCGCCATGCTGGTTGCTAATAAAATCGCCCTGGGACAAATCGATGCAGGTATCGCCGGTGGTGTTGATACCACTTCCGATGCACCGATCGGTGTTAACGAAGGCTTGCGTAAAATCTTACTGGATTTAAACCGCGCTAAAACTTCAGGTCAGAAAATTTCTCTGATCGGAAAATTGCGTCCTAAGCATTTAGCACCTGCAGTGCCTTCTAACGGCGAGCCTCGCACCAAGCTGTCTATGGGTGGTCACACCGAACTTACCGTTAAAGAGTGGGACATTAAGCGCGAAGATATGGATGAACTGGCTGCAGTCAGTCACAAAAATCTACACCGTGCATATGAAGATGGTTTCTTCAAAGATCTAGTCACTCCATTCAATGGTCTAGAGCGTGACAACTGTATGCGCCCTGATACCACTTATGAAAAGCTATCTACTTTACGACCGGCTTTTGATAAGAAAGCTGGTCGCTTGACTGCAGGTAACAGCTCGGCATTAACCGACGGCGCTTCGGTTGTTTTATTAGCCAGCGAAGAATGGGCTAAAGAACACAACTTACCAGTTCAGGCTTTCCTGACTTTCTATGAAACAGCAGCAGTTGATTTCATCGGTAAGAGTGACCCGCACCGCGAAGGCCTGTTAATGGCTCCAGCTTATGCTGTGCCGAAAATGCTCAAGCGCGCCAACATGAAATTACAAGATTTCGATTTCTACGAAATCCACGAAGCATTCGCCGGTCAAGTTCTGGCTACCATGAAATATTGGGAAGACGAAGACTTCTGTAAGAATAAGCTTGGCCTGAAAGCACCGTTAGGCAGCATTGATCGTAGTAAATTGAACGTTAACGGTAGTTCACTGGCTACTGGCCACCCATTTGCAGCAACTGGTGGTCGTATTATCGCTACCTTGGCGAAAATGCTGGAACAGAAAGGCTCAGGTAAAGGCCTGATCTCAATCTGCGCCGCTGGTGGACAAGGTGTGACTGCGATTCTAGAAAAGAATTAA
- a CDS encoding S8 family serine peptidase, whose amino-acid sequence MFKGLVVLASVTLATVTGCGGSNQNELDDQVIPSMQQNIPLEVFITDTFIPREGYPNQLSHGELVLQIASGQHSFELTPQNNVTFHRSTSLFPDVLYNQPSKTSVINRSFSPSIIDNNVRRDIDGIAALAISPLVITSAGNTQNTCTPEAAEIGRASGLYLPGTPLYRACDMAMVAAIDNGEDSNWIVVGPDFSFGQKPGAVLKHRWIGAPYNFHLLDTNFQGTSFGAPFVSAMAIEILQKIPSITAEEVAEIIFETAIDMGEPGVDEIWGHGIINPEGIRAQIIQMGY is encoded by the coding sequence ATGTTTAAGGGTTTGGTTGTATTAGCATCAGTCACATTGGCAACAGTTACAGGTTGTGGTGGGAGCAATCAAAATGAGCTTGATGACCAAGTCATCCCTAGCATGCAACAAAATATACCATTGGAAGTTTTTATTACTGATACGTTTATTCCAAGAGAAGGCTATCCCAACCAGTTATCTCACGGTGAACTAGTACTTCAAATTGCAAGTGGCCAACATTCTTTCGAACTTACACCTCAAAACAATGTAACTTTCCATCGCAGCACCTCTTTGTTTCCCGACGTGCTTTACAATCAACCTAGCAAAACCTCAGTGATTAATCGTAGTTTTTCACCTTCTATTATCGACAATAATGTGCGTAGAGATATAGATGGAATTGCAGCACTAGCAATTTCTCCATTGGTAATAACCTCCGCAGGAAATACTCAAAATACCTGCACTCCAGAAGCAGCAGAGATCGGCAGAGCTTCCGGTTTATACCTTCCTGGCACACCTCTTTATCGTGCTTGTGATATGGCCATGGTAGCTGCAATAGACAATGGAGAGGACAGTAATTGGATCGTTGTCGGGCCAGATTTTTCCTTTGGCCAAAAGCCTGGAGCAGTTTTGAAACACCGATGGATAGGCGCACCTTATAATTTCCACCTTTTAGATACTAATTTTCAGGGCACCAGCTTTGGCGCACCTTTTGTTTCAGCAATGGCAATAGAAATTTTGCAAAAAATACCAAGCATTACAGCCGAAGAAGTAGCAGAAATTATTTTTGAAACTGCAATAGATATGGGTGAGCCCGGCGTTGATGAAATTTGGGGGCACGGTATCATTAACCCTGAAGGAATACGTGCACAGATTATTCAAATGGGCTACTAA